GAGTCTCTTCCTCGGTTCCGTCCACTGGCTCTGTGCTCCGCTCTCTTCGTGCGGTCCCGGACGATTCCGCGCTTTTTTATCGGCTCGCACCGATCTACTCGTATGACAGTCCGTGTCCAGCGGACCTTCGAGTTCGACGCTCCGGGCGAGCGGGTCTGGGAGTTCATCTCCGACCCCGGCAAGCGTGCCGAGGCGATCAGCGTCGTCGAACGGTTCGAGGTCGGCGAAAGCGGCGACCGGGCCACGTGGCACATCACGCTTCCCATCCCCGTCATCAGCCAGACGGCCGAGGTGGAGACGCGCGACGTCGTCGTCGACCCGCCACAGTACGTCAAGTTCGTCGGCAAGTCGCGGGTGATGCGCGTCACCGGCGAACACACCGTCGAGCGGGTCGACGACTCGTCGTGTCGATTGGTCAATGAGTTCGTCGTCGACGGCCGGCTGCCGGGCGTCGAGCGCTTCTTCAAGAAGAACCTCGATCGCGAGCTCCGGAACCTCGAACGGGCGCTCCGGCGCGAGCTCGAACTCACGGCGTAGATGCAGCTCACGCTCATCCAACTCGAACAACGGACCGGGGACGTCGCCGGGAACCACGACCGCGCGACCGCCGCCATCGAGCGCGCCGCGGCCCGGGGTGCCGACCTCGTCGCCCTCCCGGAGCTGTGGAACGTCGGCTACTTCGCGTTCGAGTCGTACGCCCGGGAGGCCGAGGGCGTCGAAGGCCCCACGCTGTCGGCGATGAGCGCCCTCGCCGACCGGCACGACGTCGGCCTCCTCGCGGGGAGCATCGTCGAGGACCTCGCCGCGTCCGCCGACGCCGGCGTCGACGTGCCCGTCGACGAGGGCCTGGCCAACACCGCGGTCTTCTTCGACCGTGACGGCCGCCGCCGGGCGGTCTACCGGAAACACCACCTGTTCGGCTACGGCTCGGCCGAGACCCGACTCCTGACCCCCGGCGAACGCCTCCCGACCGTCGACTTCGAGGGGTTCACGATCGGCTTTACGACGTGTTACGACCTCCGTTTCCCCGAACTCTACCGCGAGTTGGCGGCGGCGGAGACGACGCTCGTCCTCGTGCCGAGCGCCTGGCCCTACCCCCGGGTCGAACACTGGCAACTGCTCCCGCGGGCCCGCGCCGTCGAGAACCTCGTCTACGTCGCGACGATCAACGGGGCCGCGGAGTTCGACGACGCGACGCTCCTGGGGCGATCGACTATCTACGACCCGTGGGGGACGCTGCTGGCCAGCGCCGGCGACGAGCCCACGCTCGTCACCACCGAGGTGACGCCCGAGCGCGTCGACGAGATCCGCGAGGAGTTCCCGGCGTGGAACGACCGTCGTCGATGACCGTTCACGTTCGCGGTCGAACACGTTCGACCCATCCGCAGTCGGTGGGTTTAACTCGCTGCTCCCCATAGCAGTATTCGCCAACGACCGACGCTTTTCTCGTCGAAGTTGGCACTCAACGAAAACACCGCGTCGACGCCGCAGTATCGGGGTCTACTGTGGCACTTCCCGGAACGTTCGGCCTGCCCCTGAGCCCGGCAGGGGTGCGCCTTCGCCTCCGGTTCACTCCACCGTGCCTCCCGTTTTGACCGTCTCTCGCCTCCGGAGCAGCCGGTAGTCGACGCTTCACTCGCCGACACGGCGAACTCACTGTCCGCGTCGTCCGTACCCTCGGCTCACGCGCTACCGCACCTCGACACGGGAACGAACGAGAGCGACCACGTCGACCCGTTCGACGGGACGCATCTGTCATCTGTCCTCAGTCGTCAGTCGTCAGTCGTCAGTCGTCTTTCGTCTTGATGTCCGCCGACAGCCCCTGGGCCATCTGGATGTCCTTCGAGTTGTTGAGCGTCCAGGCCGTCCGCTCGGTGACGGCCTCGATGACCTCTCTCGCGCTGGGGTAGCCGTTGCCGGACTTCTTCACGCCGCCGAACGGCAACTGGACCTCCGCGCCGATGCAGGGGAGGTTGCCGTAGGCGAGGCCGACCTCGGCGTTGTCGCGGTAGTAGTTGATCTGGCGGTAGTCCTCGGAGATGATCGCGCCGGCGAGGCCGTAGTCGGTGTCGTTGTGGATCTCGACGGCCTCCTCGACCCCGCCCGAGTATTCGAGGAGGGCGACGTGCGGCCCGAACACCTCCTCGTGGGTACAGCGCAGGTCCTCGTGCGCGTCGGCCTCGTAGACGAACGGGCCGACCCAGTGGCCCTCGGCGTGGCCGTCCGGGATCTCCTCGGGGTCGAGTTCGGTCCGGTCGACGAGGACGTTCACGTCCTCGCGCTTCGCGAGGTCGTTGTACTTCGTGACCTTCTCCTTGTGGGCGGCCTCGATGAGCGGTCCCATGAACGTCTCTTCCTGCAGCGGGTCGCCCACGGCGACGTCTTTCGCCACGTCGACGAACCGCTCTTTGAACTTGTCGTACACGTCCTCGTGGATCATGAGTCGTTCGGAGGAGACACAGCGCTGGCCCGTCGTCTTGAACGAACTCATCACCGCGGAGTGGACGGCCACGTCGAGATCGGCCTGCTCGGTGACGACGATGCCGTTCTTCCCGCCCATCTCACACGCGGCGAGTTTGCCGGGCTCGCCGCCGACCTTCGAGGCGACCTCGTGGCCCACCTCCGCGCTCCCGGTGAACAGCACGCTGTCGACGCGGGCGTCGTCGACGATCGTCGCACCGGCGTCGCCGAACCCCTGAACCATGTTGAACACGCCGTCGGGGATGCCCGTCGCGTCGAACATCTCCGCGATGATCTGCCCGCACCACGGTGTCTGCTCGGCGGGTTTCCAGACGACCGTGTTCCCCTCGACGAGCGCGACGGCCATGTGCCAGAAGGGGATCGCGACGGGGAAGTTCCACGGCGTGATACAGCCGACGACGCCGCGGGGCTTGCGGCGCATGTACGCGTCCTTGCTCGGGATCTCCGAGGGGACGACGTCGCCGTGGGGGTGGCGGGCGTTGCCCGCGGCCCACTCCACCATGTGGAACGCCTCGATCACGTCCGCCTTCCCCTCCGAGATCTCCTTGCCGCACTCCTTCGTGACGATCTCGCCCAGTTCGTCGGTGCGTTCGCGGAGCTCGTGGTAGATCTCCCAGAGGTACTCCGCACGGTCGATGTACGAGAGATCGCGCCACTCGGCGAACGTCTCGTCGGCGGCAGCGAGCGCGGCGTCGACGTCGTCTTCGGTCCCCCGCCTGAACGTCGCGAGCGTCTCACCGGTCGCCGGGTTCTCGCTCTCGAACGTCTCCGTGCCCGTGCCGTCGACCCACTCGCCGTCGATGTAGTGCGTGTAGACGTCGTCTGTCGTCATGATTGGTGGGACGAGCATTTCGGACTAATATCCGCAACCGTCCATGGAAGGGTCGCCCGGGTGACGCCGTCGCTAGCGACACGGGAGCATCGGCCGTTCGAGTGTCTCTCGGTCCCCGACATAGCCGGTCGCACGACCGACTGTTCGGACGAGACGGGTATGGTAAGCCTCAACATAGAGGAGCGTCAACGGCGGGTATGAGCAGCGAAACGGCTGGCGGGGGGACGCGGCTGACACTCGACCTCTGGCATCCGAACTGCTGGGCACTGGAGGCGACGTCGGAGTACCCCGGCGGCATCCTCGCCCACGCGATCTACGACGCGCCGACGGCGGCGGGCGAGACGGTCAACGGTCTGTTCACGGTCTACGGCGACTCAAGCGCGGAGGTCGAGACACTGCTCGACCACATCCGCGGTTCACGACTCACCGGCGAAGTCCAGGAGCTCAAAGCGCGATTCGGCCGGTCGAGCCGGAGCATCTCGCCGGGGAACGCCGCGCGGGAGTTCTTCTTGGAGTACGACCCACAGGACATGATCTGCCCGAAGCTCGTCCGACAGGGGTTCGTCCACAGTGCCCCCTGTCGAATCGAGGGTGGCCGGGAGTACTGGCAGGTCGTCTACGCGGGCGAGCGCGAGCGCATCGAACCGAAGCTCGACGTCATCCGCGATGAGGAGGAAGCCGACATCGACGTCGCCCGAATCGCCTCGTCGGGCTCGCCGGACTCCGAGCGCGAGCGACGCCTCGACACGCTCACCCCGAGCCAGCGCGAGGTGTTCGACCTCGCGCGCGATCGAGGATACTACGAGTGGCCCCGTGGCGTTTCGACGCGTGACCTCGCCGACGAGCTCGACGTTTCGAAGACGACGCTACTGGAACACCTCCGAAAAGCCGAGGCGAAACTGCTCGACCCCTGAGAGCTGTCCGTTCCCGTCGTGGGCCGCTCCAATCAAGCGGTAGGAGTCACTGGAGACGCCGAAACCGACCCTAGTTCCCGACGACAGCACGAAGCGCGAACAGCGCGTTCTCCTTGCGTTCGCGAACCCGCCGGTAGAAGTACGAGAACCACTTCGAGCCGTAGGGGATGTACTGCCACACCTCGTACTCCTCGGTGAGCTCGAACTGGGCGCTCTCGCGGACGCCCATGAGCATCTGAATCTCGAAGTCGGTGCCGTAGTCGTCGTACAGTTCCTTGGCGTGTTCGATCATCGCCGGGTCGTGGCTGCCGACGGCGACGCCACCTTCGAACTCGCGGAACATGAGTTCGAGATACTCCTTGTAGGCGCGGTCGACCTCGCTCTTCCGTTTGTAGGCGATTTCCTTCGGCTCGTCGTACGCGCCCTTGACGAGGCGTACCTTCCCTGGGAGGGGTGCCAGTCGCTCGAGGTCGTCACCCGTGCGTTTGAGGTTCGCCTGGATGCAGACCCCGACCATCCCGTCCGTCTCGCGTGTGAGTCGCTCGTACGCGTCGAGCGTCACGTCCGTCGTCGTGTGGTCTTCCATGTCAATCCAGACGAACACACCTTTCTCCGAGGCGTGGTCGACGATGCGCGCGATGTTCTCCTCGAACACCTGGTTGGAGACGTCGAGCCCGATCTGTGAGGGCTTGACCGAGACGCAGGCGTTGAGCCCCGCCTCGTCGATGTCGGTGACGAGATCGATGTAGGCGTCGGCGTCCCCGTCCGCCGGGGGTCGTTCCTCGTAATGCTCTCCGAGGAGATTGAGAATCGCTTTGACGCCCCCGTCGTTGAGCTCCTCGACGTGGTCGAGCGCCTCGTCGGGACCTTCCCCGGCCACGAAGTTGCTGGCGATTGGCGGGATCATACCACGCCGTACGGGTGGTTTACGCTAAAGGGGTGGCCCTACCATACAATTCGCGACCGAAACGTGAGAAAATAAAATAGTGAGGTGTCGAGCCGGTCTCAGTTACCACGAGCGAACAGCCAGCCCCGACCATGGACGGTTTTATCTATATACAGTAGGTGTCGATATGACGAGACAGCCGCATATGAAACCGAATCGCATGCAGAACTGGACGCGTAGAGATCTTGTCAAACTCTCCGGCCTCGTTGGCCTCACCGGCCTCGCCGGGTGTGCAGGAACCACCGACGACGGGGGAAGCGACGGCGGCGACGAGAGCAGTGGGGACAGTGGTAGCGATGGCGGCTCCAACGACGGGGGGTCGGCGGAGACCGAAGCCGAAACCGAGGCCGAGACCGAGAGCAGCGGTTCCGAGAGCGGTCCCTACACCATCGGGATGGTCGACTCGCTGACCGGGTCGCTGTCGGCGTTCGGTGAACGCAACCAGCGCGGGAAGGACCTCGCACTGGAGGCGGTCAACGCCGTCGGCATCGACGGCCGGGAACTGGCCATCACCGTCGAGGACTCCGAGAGCCAGCCACAGGGCGGTGTCTCTGCGGCCCAGAAGCTGGTCAACCAGGACGAAGTGCCGTTCCTCATCGGCGCGGTGGGTTCGGGTGTCTCGCTCGCCATCTACGAGTCCGTTATCCAGGGGACTGACGTGGTCCAACTGAGCCAGAACTCCACGGGGCTGAGCCTCACGGACTTCCCCGGCCTGCTGCGGATGTCGCCGACCGGGCGTACCCAGTCGATCGCCCTGTCGAACATCATCTCCGAGGACGGCTACGACTCGGTCGCGCTCACGTACGTCAACAACGACTACGGGCAGAGCCTGGCCGACGCTTTCGTCGACGCGTTCGAGGGCGACATCACCTACAACAATCCACACGACCAGGAACAGCAGTCGTACTCCAGCGTGGTCTCCGAGATGAACAGCGCCGACGCCGACGCCTGGCTGTTCATCACCTACCAGGCTGAGTTCGCGACGATGGTCAACGAGGCGTTCTCGTCAGGCTACGACGATGCCCAGTTCTACGGAGCCGACTCCGTCTCAGGTGACAACGTCCTCGAAAACACGCCGGAGGGCAGCATCGACGGCATGAAGATCGTCGTGCCGTCGGCGCCCGTCGAGAGGGAGAACTACCAGCAGTTCGCCGCGGAGTTCGAGGACGCGTACGGCGAGGCACCGACCTCGTGGTCGGCGTACGCCTACGACTGCGTCATCAACGCGGCACTGGCCATCCAGGCCGCCGACGAGTTCACCGGCGCGGCCCTCCAAGAGACGGTCCGCGAGGTGTCGCGGCCGGAGGGTGAACAGGTCACTTCCTTCGAAGCTGCCAGTCAGATCCTGTCCGACGGCGGTGGTCCGAGCGATGTCGACTACCAGGGGGTCAGCGGTCCCATCAACTTCGACGAGGCCGGCGACCCCGTGGGCTTCCTGCAGATTCAGACGGTCCAAGACCACGAGTACGTCGGCACCGGCTTCATCGAGTCCTGACCGGGTCATGGTAGTCGACTACCTCGCAAGCGGTCTCGTGTTCAGCAGCATCATCGTCTTGGGGAGCATCGGG
This Salinigranum marinum DNA region includes the following protein-coding sequences:
- a CDS encoding SRPBCC family protein; the encoded protein is MTVRVQRTFEFDAPGERVWEFISDPGKRAEAISVVERFEVGESGDRATWHITLPIPVISQTAEVETRDVVVDPPQYVKFVGKSRVMRVTGEHTVERVDDSSCRLVNEFVVDGRLPGVERFFKKNLDRELRNLERALRRELELTA
- a CDS encoding nitrilase-related carbon-nitrogen hydrolase; this translates as MQLTLIQLEQRTGDVAGNHDRATAAIERAAARGADLVALPELWNVGYFAFESYAREAEGVEGPTLSAMSALADRHDVGLLAGSIVEDLAASADAGVDVPVDEGLANTAVFFDRDGRRRAVYRKHHLFGYGSAETRLLTPGERLPTVDFEGFTIGFTTCYDLRFPELYRELAAAETTLVLVPSAWPYPRVEHWQLLPRARAVENLVYVATINGAAEFDDATLLGRSTIYDPWGTLLASAGDEPTLVTTEVTPERVDEIREEFPAWNDRRR
- a CDS encoding helix-turn-helix domain-containing protein, whose protein sequence is MSSETAGGGTRLTLDLWHPNCWALEATSEYPGGILAHAIYDAPTAAGETVNGLFTVYGDSSAEVETLLDHIRGSRLTGEVQELKARFGRSSRSISPGNAAREFFLEYDPQDMICPKLVRQGFVHSAPCRIEGGREYWQVVYAGERERIEPKLDVIRDEEEADIDVARIASSGSPDSERERRLDTLTPSQREVFDLARDRGYYEWPRGVSTRDLADELDVSKTTLLEHLRKAEAKLLDP
- a CDS encoding ABC transporter substrate-binding protein, with translation MKPNRMQNWTRRDLVKLSGLVGLTGLAGCAGTTDDGGSDGGDESSGDSGSDGGSNDGGSAETEAETEAETESSGSESGPYTIGMVDSLTGSLSAFGERNQRGKDLALEAVNAVGIDGRELAITVEDSESQPQGGVSAAQKLVNQDEVPFLIGAVGSGVSLAIYESVIQGTDVVQLSQNSTGLSLTDFPGLLRMSPTGRTQSIALSNIISEDGYDSVALTYVNNDYGQSLADAFVDAFEGDITYNNPHDQEQQSYSSVVSEMNSADADAWLFITYQAEFATMVNEAFSSGYDDAQFYGADSVSGDNVLENTPEGSIDGMKIVVPSAPVERENYQQFAAEFEDAYGEAPTSWSAYAYDCVINAALAIQAADEFTGAALQETVREVSRPEGEQVTSFEAASQILSDGGGPSDVDYQGVSGPINFDEAGDPVGFLQIQTVQDHEYVGTGFIES
- a CDS encoding aldehyde dehydrogenase family protein gives rise to the protein MTTDDVYTHYIDGEWVDGTGTETFESENPATGETLATFRRGTEDDVDAALAAADETFAEWRDLSYIDRAEYLWEIYHELRERTDELGEIVTKECGKEISEGKADVIEAFHMVEWAAGNARHPHGDVVPSEIPSKDAYMRRKPRGVVGCITPWNFPVAIPFWHMAVALVEGNTVVWKPAEQTPWCGQIIAEMFDATGIPDGVFNMVQGFGDAGATIVDDARVDSVLFTGSAEVGHEVASKVGGEPGKLAACEMGGKNGIVVTEQADLDVAVHSAVMSSFKTTGQRCVSSERLMIHEDVYDKFKERFVDVAKDVAVGDPLQEETFMGPLIEAAHKEKVTKYNDLAKREDVNVLVDRTELDPEEIPDGHAEGHWVGPFVYEADAHEDLRCTHEEVFGPHVALLEYSGGVEEAVEIHNDTDYGLAGAIISEDYRQINYYRDNAEVGLAYGNLPCIGAEVQLPFGGVKKSGNGYPSAREVIEAVTERTAWTLNNSKDIQMAQGLSADIKTKDD
- a CDS encoding proline dehydrogenase family protein, whose translation is MIPPIASNFVAGEGPDEALDHVEELNDGGVKAILNLLGEHYEERPPADGDADAYIDLVTDIDEAGLNACVSVKPSQIGLDVSNQVFEENIARIVDHASEKGVFVWIDMEDHTTTDVTLDAYERLTRETDGMVGVCIQANLKRTGDDLERLAPLPGKVRLVKGAYDEPKEIAYKRKSEVDRAYKEYLELMFREFEGGVAVGSHDPAMIEHAKELYDDYGTDFEIQMLMGVRESAQFELTEEYEVWQYIPYGSKWFSYFYRRVRERKENALFALRAVVGN